The Vanessa tameamea isolate UH-Manoa-2023 chromosome 25, ilVanTame1 primary haplotype, whole genome shotgun sequence genome segment GATTTGAGTTCCTGAACGTTTTAGATTTTACCCGGTAGGTGGCGTTGGCATcaggaagtaaataaaattcatatttatccCGGACGAAGTCGGGCTAGGCAGCtagtattaatagtaataaatgagAAGTCGTTTACTTATACAAAGTTGCACTTCGCAGTTTCACCTTTAATCGGATGTAAGGAAATAAGGGAAGTAACAggctgtaaatatcccactgctgggctaaggcctcctctcactttaAGAAGACGGTTTGGATTtgtccaccacgctgctccaatgcgggaccaatgaaattagacacatgcaggaaaccttaggatgttttccttcaccgcccagcattagataaattataaacttgcCTGCCTGACTGAACTGAGTCATCTTGGCTCATTTTGATGTAACAAGATTTAATTACgcgttcttatttcaaatataaataccaGTCATAGTTGAAAACGATTCCCCGTGTATGTGAGTCGAAAACAAGAAACGCCACTTGTGCTGGAACTGCTGCGGCAAGTGCGCGTTGATCCACACGATGTGGGACATGTCGATGAACGCGGGGTAGTCCGGCATCGGGTCCAGACCTGGGGGGGGACATCATTACTGGACCTATTGCAGCAGTGGAGTCGAGGtgacttaaacttatttatttctttatctttgtttatattccCCTTTTTGAAGTTACACGTCTTTGAACTCGTGGCGTAGTGTACAGGGTGATTTGAaaactacacgatgaagttgctcgctacgCCGCCATTTAAGTGTCAAGTCGCTCATATAGACAACTTAACGtctatcttattttacaatgctttttttatatttacaaaaagaaGAAATCACATTTATCATGTATGTATATGCCGAAATAGTACAACTTTTAACGCGCATACATAAGTGCTTGAATAAATCGGCATAGGCCTAATGACATTCTGCCACACATATACAATAAATGGCAACACTTGGCATATTACCAaatcttttgattttaattgccatattaaataagagtacgatatttaaacaacaacaaaactCGTATTATTGAGCAAAGACGATGCACTCTAACGGCGTATTATTTTCTTCGATAGGCTGACGAGCAAattagccacctgatggtaagtggtcaccaccgccctgaGACAATGatgctgtaacaaatattaaactttccttacatcgtcaatgcaccaccaactcccttgtggctgtagttacactagctcactcaccattcaaaccggaacacgcgACACCGAGGACTGCTCTTCTGATCTGACTGATCCGACTAATCTTTATCTATCTGGTATCTTTGAAAGCAtggagaaaaataatattatagaagtaAATATTCGTACCGTCAGGTCCGGGCAGTAGGGAGGGCGCGGCTGGCGGCAGGGGGGTGGGACTCTCGTCACCCGCTCTTTTGTTGATTCCGTACAAATTCACGTACACCAACTCAGCCACTTGTTTCAATAGAATATTTGACTGAAGCCTGGAATCATAAAGTATCGTTCACGTGTGtatagtcgagatggcccagtggttagaacgcgtgcatcttaaccgatgatttcgagttcaaacccaggcaggcaccactgaattttcatgtgcttaatttgtgtttataattcatcttgtgctcggcggtgaaggaaaacatcgtgaggaaacctgcatgtgtctaatttcaacgaaattctgccacatgtgtattccaccaacccgcattggggcagcgtggtggaatatgctccataccttctcctcaacgggagaagaggccttagcccagcagtgggaaatttacaggctgattatgttatgttattatgttcaCGTGTATTTTTAAGGTGGATGTTACGTTTCTGTTGATCCAACGTGTAAtgggattttaaatattacgaatgaCACAGTATCGTCAATTACAAAACAGCTGTTATCTGATAAACACTGCATGTTGCTTCGTACTAGTTTTATCTACTGATTGCtttgaaactttttatataacctCATCTTAAACCTTACCATTTCGAAAGTTGTTGCGCCGTACAATGTTGAGGTGATTCCGTATCACCCCCAACGGACGCCGCAACGGCTTCCCCCAGGGCTTGCACGTGGGACGCTGTAGCTCTGAACCCCTTGTCTATCCATGTCCTCGCTCGTTTCGATGAGGACGATTTCACTATCTTTATATACGTCGACACGATGCTCTCACAATACTGTGGAGGGGAAGATTCGTTTATCATATAGCATAACCCGAAAGAGATTAGCCGCAGGGTTTTACGTCCACGACAGGAGACTGCAACTACTGCCAAATTCTAAGCTGTAAGCGAccactaaacattttttaagggAAAACTCAATAACTTCATAATAGCCCAACTTAGGGCCTGAACCATCGCGATCTGCGGTCGCCTAAGTAAGACATACAATGTCCTTCACGGCCCAGTCTAAAATAGAAATAGTCGCATCCGAAACCGACCAGGTGGACATCACAGTGGACAATACCGAAAGTGTATGTAGTCTAGACGAAACCTTCATTCACAAATCGTATCATCTAGTATTTAGTATCACAGTATTAAGCAAAGAGAATTCctgccgtctgtacgcttagatcgaTTAGGTTAGGTTTAAAGGATTTCATTCTCAAAAAGACAGCTTCACTTATGTGTGAACAGTATGACAaatttaacgtaaaaaatattcgcCTTATACGTACGTGGTTAACGGaatggaatataattaaatcgctgtatataatttaatcgctACAAAAGTTGGTattctctaaaatatattttgagagtTGAGACTTAAATCCGTTAAgtgagtttaaatttttttatatgatatggtaatttgttataaagttgTGCTCCAtcgaaagtaatattttttttacttagtttTTGATTAGTTTTTAATGCGGTTTCCATAAATAAACAGAGCGATTTAAGagacttatatgtataataaataagagaaaaaccgagaaatttaattttcctggtcggaaaaataaaagtgtttttatgtttttctttgacCTAGAAATCTATTAATACCCTTATTGAATACGTTTAAAGTTGAGACGAGTATTTAGTCAactataaacttttaattatcgaaatataatttcaagtaaataaaatactagaacttaagaaatattaaaacttttataagtgTATTTACTAAATGCAATAACTTACCTCTTTTAGCAGCTGGAAGGGTAGTTCGACATCCTCGTTGTAGTCCATGCCGAGGCAATTATATGTGACCATCATTCTTTCCTCAACTGTACCTGCAAACATTTTGACAAAGATATGATAACAAATTAAGAAcgaatctatacatataatagaatTGGAGAATCTGtttgtaatgttataataatcgCTTTccactaaatgcatatgtatgtcaTCATCCTCCttcccttatcccaatttacttggagTCGGCGCAGCGTGtcctcttcttccatacttctctgtcggacgtcatctcacaagtaacattctttctaaccatatcgtctttcacacaatccatccatcgtttcttgggtcgtcccgtacctctatatccatccacatccattctcaaaacctttctcacaacatggtcctcattcctccgcataacgtGCCCATACCAAGGCAgtcggtttccagatagcttctcggttaccggtgccactttcaaacatCCTCTTATGTACTCTTGTGTATgtatacggtacatataccaaaataacattttttacaatttttgtatgtctgtctgttttcaAACGATTAAAACGGTTTTTCTCGACTTTTTGTGTtcctacaatttttttatttttcgttgatTTTCTCCCTAAAAATGCCGGAACTATTTCTAAAAAGTATCAGGAACTGTAGAATTCAGCTGTATGCCCTAAGATatcctatttatttttgatctgCTGGGATATGATCTGCTACGGGAAGTTAGCAGATCATTTCGtcgattaacttttttttaggtAAAAACGCCAGAACTATTTCTAAAAACTATCAGGAACTATAGAACTCTTCTGCATGCAACAGAACTCAATGATCTGCTAAGttcacacacatatataataaggagtaatttagactacttttattttagaattatatataaaataaaaataaagtcacgctgcattGTCCAAATTAGTTAAATTCAAAGGCGCACGAAGtagcgggcacagctagtatataataagaaatgGTTTGACATGGGGTAGTACTTTTAATTTCCTAGCGTAATTAAAAAAGGTCTTCAATGACGAACACCCGCACGCAATCATGCAAGACAGACGTGATATGATTTTTTCTCGAACAAAGGCATCTGTTAGAGGGAAGTGGGTTGTttggatacttttttatttatttataggacgACAGACAGGTCACCACAGATATACATTAGAGGTAGACCGTTAATAGCCCACAGCTGGGGAGAAAATCTACCACCTTCTCTTTTAACGGGGTAGGATTTTTCTCTAATGCTTTAATTTGAAGAAACTGATTTTTACAGTAACGTCACCAACAAATACGTGGAGTCTCCTCTGGTGGTAGAGCTGAATGCTAGTCATTAGGTACCACAGAGTTATGctataagatgttatgtccactGTGCCTggaattacactggctcactcgacctattataccggaacacaacattactaaatattgctgtttgtcggtagaatatgtgatgagtgacaCTTACCACGAACATTGTAAACGTATAGTTCAGCGAATCTATTGAACTCAACGGTTGCTGTCTTCTGCTGTCCAGAACCGAATAAGAAATTGGTGAGATACTGCGCCAGCCTCGGATCTATTTGTGGACCCCAAAATTTCTGCAAATGTAAAAACAGAACTCAAAAAAAGAATATAGAAgttctagaatattctaaaaAGTATAATGAACGCTTCCTACATCCTAATCCGCAGGGTTTAccttaaattattgatatacgATGTATTACTATACTTGCAAATAACCGGTGtctattgattttacaaaaaaattctGTTAAATTTTATCGAATACAACTTGCGCTAAAATACGCTTCGTGCTCTTGTGTTCAACAATTACCATGGCGATTATTTGAACGGTACAGACGTTAGCTGCAATGCCATCTAGTGGCAAGTTTCATCAATGTGAAAAAAACACATCTATTTAACCGGACATACTACTGAGTCCATAGGACCCTGAGCCATTGGGTCAGAAACATATGACACTGTAGCTCTGTGCTACCGTTGAGGACACGCCCGGGTAAGGAGGCATGCCTCGAGGCCCGTACCCCGCTTGACCTAGGCCAAGCAGGAAGAACCCACATCATCATTAGTAATTTTTCTTGGTGATCACTCAAACGATGTCGAAGTCACAGAATCTCCAACTGATGTACCCCCATCAAGCATGTCAGACTACACTACGCCCATTAACGCATCAACTGCGTATCAGACTCGTATATAACGGTTTTAGTGATCATCCGCTAATCATATCCGAATTACGTTCTCTcagttgttaaaaaatattctttgtaatgAAGAGTATGAGACTGTCCACTGGACCATTCCGTCACCGACAGACACTGTCGCGAGAGATACACCACCAAAATATTGTCACCGACATCATTTTGGTAATGGTAGAAGACGGTGTAGTGTGCAGATCACTTAATTGTTAAGAACAACCATACACGCAGTAGCGGGCTAAGCCCGTCAGACGTCTGGGCGGCAAAGTTGAAagagccccccccccccccagctttaaaaaatagtagttttacaagctttttagttttaattaagtttatatttgtgtatataaataagtgtgtatgtttatttattaccttatttattatatatttatttttttatgtttatgtgtcTCGTCTAGATGGCTGTAGAGAGTAACGTTTTGatcttgatgaaattttgtaggTACAaagcacatttttaaagttttgtttagGATTTGATCAGGG includes the following:
- the LOC113396451 gene encoding MTOR-associated protein MEAK7 isoform X2, coding for MGNTSKKLAAKCTLLTKDEQKYVAATFRAASKNSERIREEDLIKFWGPQIDPRLAQYLTNFLFGSGQQKTATVEFNRFAELYVYNVRGTVEERMMVTYNCLGMDYNEDVELPFQLLKEYCESIVSTYIKIVKSSSSKRARTWIDKGFRATASHVQALGEAVAASVGGDTESPQHCTAQQLSKWLQSNILLKQVAELVYVNLYGINKRAGDESPTPLPPAAPSLLPGPDGLDPMPDYPAFIDMSHIVWINAHLPQQFQHKWRFLFSTHIHGESFSTMTGRIIEQGPSIIIIEDSSGYIFGGFAPAPWAFGPNFTGTDESFLFTCAPKMRIYPATNYNDHYQYMNHHTKTLPNGLLMGGQFHFGGIWVNAEPFGEGSSAESCSTYRGYRRLSKEPSFRIRSLEVWGVGDKPVIDKDEDERDLSVLDTNPEAKAILDMAGRTRHSEGIREPPPL
- the LOC113396451 gene encoding MTOR-associated protein MEAK7 isoform X1 produces the protein MGNTSKKLAAKCTLLTKDEQKYVAATFRAASKNSERIREEDLIVSGKVDAVSLEKFWGPQIDPRLAQYLTNFLFGSGQQKTATVEFNRFAELYVYNVRGTVEERMMVTYNCLGMDYNEDVELPFQLLKEYCESIVSTYIKIVKSSSSKRARTWIDKGFRATASHVQALGEAVAASVGGDTESPQHCTAQQLSKWLQSNILLKQVAELVYVNLYGINKRAGDESPTPLPPAAPSLLPGPDGLDPMPDYPAFIDMSHIVWINAHLPQQFQHKWRFLFSTHIHGESFSTMTGRIIEQGPSIIIIEDSSGYIFGGFAPAPWAFGPNFTGTDESFLFTCAPKMRIYPATNYNDHYQYMNHHTKTLPNGLLMGGQFHFGGIWVNAEPFGEGSSAESCSTYRGYRRLSKEPSFRIRSLEVWGVGDKPVIDKDEDERDLSVLDTNPEAKAILDMAGRTRHSEGIREPPPL